Proteins encoded within one genomic window of Humulus lupulus chromosome 1, drHumLupu1.1, whole genome shotgun sequence:
- the LOC133799248 gene encoding uncharacterized protein LOC133799248 isoform X1 has translation MGGGHYTAFVHDYKKNEYMEAGMQCSNALQSMERKLRTTCNATNAKFDNVVKILGGLVSEYEKSSHGPRKWQKLAMFLQNRFAMIFPPFSFSFPFVDANSMYMGMPFDVF, from the exons ATGGGAGGTGGTCATTATACTGCGTTCGTCCAT GATTACAAGAAAAACGAATATATGGAGGCAGGAATGCAATGTTCAAATGCTTTACAAAGCATGGAAAGGAAGCTTAGAACAACTTGCAATGCTACAAATGCTAAGTTCGACAATGTTGTGAAG ATCCTTGGTGGTCTTGTATCAGAGTATGAAAAATCAAGTCATGGTCCAAGAAAATGGCAGAAGCTAGCTATGTTCTTACAAAATAGGTTTGCAATGATTtttcctcctttttctttttcatttcctTTTGTAGATGCGAATAGTATGTATATGGGCATGCCTTTTGATGTCTTTTGA
- the LOC133799248 gene encoding uncharacterized protein LOC133799248 isoform X2 produces the protein MGGGHYTAFVHDYKKNEYMEAGMQCSNALQSMERKLRTTCNATNAKFDNVVKILGGLVSEYEKSSHGPRKWQKLAMFLQNRSNT, from the exons ATGGGAGGTGGTCATTATACTGCGTTCGTCCAT GATTACAAGAAAAACGAATATATGGAGGCAGGAATGCAATGTTCAAATGCTTTACAAAGCATGGAAAGGAAGCTTAGAACAACTTGCAATGCTACAAATGCTAAGTTCGACAATGTTGTGAAG ATCCTTGGTGGTCTTGTATCAGAGTATGAAAAATCAAGTCATGGTCCAAGAAAATGGCAGAAGCTAGCTATGTTCTTACAAAATAG GTCCAATACTTGA